A stretch of Paenibacillus mucilaginosus 3016 DNA encodes these proteins:
- a CDS encoding MDR family MFS transporter, which translates to MLIAGLLIAMLFSALEGTIVGTAMPRIVGELGGLSLMTWLTTAYMLSSTTVVPIAGKLADLLGRKSVYVTGLLIFMLGSALCGMAQNMTQLIWFRALQGIGGGVMMPMAMIIVGDIFTGKQRAKWQGVFGAIFGLASVIGPQVGGWIVDAWNWHWVFYINLPVGILATVLIALGLKSHKAAGPVKFDIAGMATMIVGVVSLLLALSFGGGQYPWGSWQIIGLFALSFAALTAFVRIESTASEPILPVRLFRDRIFSVVNAIGFLMSIGMFGAIMFVPLFMRGIVGISASASGTVMTPMMVTMILASIAGGQLVLKIGVRPQMTAGMIIMACGFLLLTTLGMETTKLYASGIMLVIGLGMGLVMPLLTLTLQEHFPKSELGVVTSSSTFFRQIGGTFGMTLLGVVMNSRSDALLSANLLPLLHDLPAEADGLEESITHMVHTNPQSLYSALLSPESLAQIPQALLGSLVPVIKASLVASLHAVFWTGLAFVLFGALLTPLLGRVTVSGRSKEPEEAAAE; encoded by the coding sequence CTGCTCATTGCCGGCCTGCTCATCGCGATGCTGTTCTCGGCTCTTGAGGGCACGATCGTCGGCACGGCCATGCCCCGCATCGTCGGAGAGCTCGGCGGCCTCAGCCTGATGACGTGGCTGACCACCGCCTACATGCTCAGCTCGACGACGGTCGTTCCGATCGCCGGCAAGCTCGCCGACCTGCTCGGCCGCAAATCCGTGTACGTCACCGGCCTCCTGATCTTCATGCTCGGCTCTGCGCTCTGCGGCATGGCCCAGAATATGACGCAGCTCATCTGGTTCCGGGCGCTGCAGGGGATCGGGGGCGGGGTCATGATGCCGATGGCCATGATCATTGTCGGCGACATCTTCACCGGCAAGCAGCGTGCGAAGTGGCAGGGCGTGTTCGGCGCGATCTTCGGACTCGCCTCCGTCATCGGCCCGCAGGTCGGCGGCTGGATCGTCGATGCCTGGAACTGGCACTGGGTCTTCTACATCAACCTGCCGGTCGGGATTCTGGCCACCGTCCTGATCGCCCTGGGGCTCAAAAGCCATAAGGCCGCCGGTCCGGTCAAGTTCGATATTGCCGGTATGGCCACCATGATTGTGGGCGTCGTCTCCCTCCTTCTGGCTCTCAGCTTCGGAGGCGGGCAGTACCCTTGGGGCTCCTGGCAGATCATCGGCCTGTTCGCGCTCTCCTTCGCCGCGCTGACCGCCTTCGTGCGGATCGAATCGACGGCTTCCGAGCCGATCCTGCCCGTCCGGCTGTTCCGGGACCGGATCTTCTCGGTCGTCAACGCGATCGGTTTTCTGATGAGCATCGGGATGTTCGGCGCCATCATGTTCGTCCCCCTGTTCATGCGGGGAATCGTCGGCATCAGCGCCTCCGCCTCGGGCACCGTCATGACCCCGATGATGGTCACGATGATCCTGGCCAGCATTGCCGGCGGCCAGCTGGTGCTCAAGATCGGCGTCCGGCCGCAGATGACGGCGGGCATGATCATCATGGCCTGCGGCTTTCTCCTGCTGACCACCCTCGGCATGGAGACCACGAAGCTGTATGCCAGCGGCATCATGCTCGTCATCGGTCTCGGCATGGGGCTCGTCATGCCGCTCTTGACCCTGACGCTTCAGGAGCACTTCCCGAAGTCGGAGCTGGGCGTCGTTACTTCTTCGAGCACGTTCTTCCGGCAGATCGGCGGCACCTTCGGGATGACGCTCCTCGGGGTGGTCATGAACAGCCGGTCGGACGCGCTGCTGTCCGCGAACCTGCTGCCCCTGCTGCATGATCTGCCTGCGGAGGCGGACGGGCTGGAGGAATCCATCACCCATATGGTGCATACGAACCCGCAGAGCCTCTATTCCGCCCTGCTCAGCCCCGAATCCCTGGCCCAGATTCCGCAGGCCCTGCTGGGAAGCCTGGTCCCCGTGATCAAAGCTTCGCTGGTCGCCTCCCTGCACGCGGTGTTCTGGACCGGGCTGGCCTTCGTGCTGTTCGGGGCGCTGCTCACCCCGCTGCTTGGCCGGGTCACCGTCTCCGGCCGCTCCAAGGAACCGGAAGAAGCAGCGGCGGAGTAG
- a CDS encoding HAD-IIA family hydrolase, whose amino-acid sequence MPGFLLDLDGTLYHGDHPIPYAAEFIGWLKERGYPYVYVTNNSSRTPEQVADHLRKTGIDAAAQEVLTSSQAAALYLKDASLPPGPVLYIGEEGLRQALTEAGFEAVPADEAGQLDKAAAVVQGIDRSFSYGKLLAAVRHIRRGALSVLTNPDHLLPWNGELTPGAGSIGAAIERSSETAPVVIGKPSPVIMRYAVERLGLPPEEIWAVGDNLGTDIRGGADAGCRTALVLTGLATEENVSEQIARIGVQPKLVCRHLMELAERIG is encoded by the coding sequence ATGCCGGGCTTTTTGCTGGATTTGGATGGAACGCTGTATCACGGGGATCACCCGATTCCTTACGCTGCCGAATTCATCGGTTGGCTGAAGGAGCGCGGGTACCCGTATGTCTATGTAACGAACAATTCGTCCCGGACACCGGAGCAGGTGGCGGACCACCTGAGGAAGACCGGTATTGACGCTGCGGCTCAGGAGGTGCTGACTTCCTCCCAAGCCGCGGCGCTGTACCTTAAGGACGCCTCCCTGCCTCCAGGCCCGGTTCTGTATATCGGCGAAGAGGGACTCCGTCAGGCGCTCACGGAAGCCGGGTTCGAAGCCGTCCCCGCGGATGAAGCCGGACAGCTGGATAAGGCGGCCGCCGTCGTTCAGGGGATTGACCGGAGCTTCAGCTACGGCAAGCTGCTGGCTGCCGTGCGCCACATCCGCCGCGGCGCCCTGTCGGTGCTGACCAACCCCGATCACCTGCTGCCGTGGAACGGCGAGCTGACGCCGGGAGCCGGCTCGATCGGGGCCGCCATCGAACGCTCCAGCGAGACCGCGCCGGTGGTGATCGGCAAGCCTTCACCGGTCATTATGCGTTACGCTGTAGAGCGGCTCGGTCTGCCGCCGGAAGAGATCTGGGCGGTGGGCGATAACCTCGGCACGGACATCCGCGGCGGTGCCGATGCGGGCTGCCGCACCGCGCTCGTGCTGACCGGCCTCGCAACCGAGGAGAACGTCAGCGAACAGATTGCCCGCATCGGTGTTCAGCCCAAGCTCGTATGCCGGCACCTGATGGAGCTCGCAGAGCGGATCGGTTAG
- a CDS encoding MerR family transcriptional regulator, with amino-acid sequence MKHTVKEVAKASGVSVRTLHYYDEIGLLTPQRDETNGYRCYGEEELLRLQQILFFRELDFPLEDIRSLLGSDSFDRIGALEEHKRLLALRAERLRTLMNTIDQTIGRLKGERTMNRDELYEGFDQSKQKQYEREIIQRYGKQAEKHIEESRERMKTWTKEDYDRVNGEYAELNRRMTSVLESGLTPDSPEAQGVVEDHFGVVSRFYTPSREMYAGLGDLYTDHPDFRKLYDAFHPRLADYWRDAMKAYAASRLS; translated from the coding sequence ATGAAGCACACGGTCAAAGAAGTGGCGAAGGCCTCCGGCGTCAGCGTGCGGACCCTGCACTATTATGATGAGATCGGCCTGCTGACCCCGCAGCGGGACGAAACAAACGGCTACCGCTGCTACGGGGAGGAAGAGCTGCTCCGGCTGCAGCAGATCCTGTTCTTCCGGGAGCTCGACTTCCCGCTGGAGGACATCCGCAGCCTGCTGGGCAGCGATTCGTTCGACCGGATCGGGGCGCTGGAGGAGCACAAACGCCTGCTCGCGCTTCGGGCCGAACGCCTCCGCACATTAATGAACACGATCGATCAGACGATCGGCAGACTGAAAGGAGAACGGACCATGAACCGGGATGAGCTGTACGAAGGCTTCGACCAAAGCAAGCAGAAGCAGTACGAACGAGAGATTATTCAAAGGTACGGGAAGCAGGCGGAGAAGCATATCGAGGAAAGCCGGGAGCGGATGAAAACATGGACGAAAGAGGACTACGACCGGGTGAACGGGGAATACGCCGAACTGAACCGGCGGATGACCTCCGTACTGGAGAGCGGCCTGACTCCGGACAGCCCGGAAGCCCAGGGGGTGGTGGAGGACCACTTCGGCGTCGTCTCCCGCTTCTATACCCCTTCCCGCGAGATGTACGCCGGACTCGGCGACCTCTATACGGACCACCCGGATTTCCGCAAGCTGTATGATGCGTTCCATCCCCGCCTCGCCGACTATTGGCGGGACGCCATGAAAGCCTATGCCGCAAGCCGGCTGAGCTGA
- a CDS encoding DEAD/DEAH box helicase, with amino-acid sequence MQAGEENGGGGLHPVLSSWFHSRFGRGTDVQLQAFPPLQEGRHVLIAAPTGSGKTLAALLPCLDRIVKDKEAEGKAAPKVRLLYITPLKALNNDIHHHVMGYIPELAAEAGRLGLPWPGLSAAVRTGDTTQRERAAMLRQPPDVLVTTPESLYILLTSAKGKAMLKDVRHLIVDEIHDLAGGDRGLHLSVTLERLTALCGRTPQRIGVSATQNPIGRVAQYLGGWESAGEGTGEGACRPRPVQIIESRMDKVFRLSVTMPEQAPVTQDRQEALWAPLTERILKLMEGARSVLVFTNNRRLCERLTLRLNDHVGYEMARSHHGSVSREQRLEVERALKAGELRCLVATSSLELGIDVGHIDLVLQIDSPKSAASGIQRIGRAGHGVGDESRGIIVARSRSLLAECAVLAAKVIRREIEEIRIPRRALGVLCQQVTAMVAGGVWTVDEVFAVLQGSDSYHDLPRERFESVLEVLSGYYPFVKPLLDWNRESGELTPRSVTAMAAIMGAGTIPQGSAYPVHHADSRIHIGELDEEYIHESRVGDVFQLGTSSWKIQRIAGDRVYVTEAGESFSEIPFWRGEGQGRSLELSLSIGSFLEELEQRLDGGKETDTGTVDWLGAAYALDARSAGELIGLVKSQKAVSVLPTHRRIVAERFQDEMKQHHLIIHSPFGRRLNRTWQLALQQLFESRLPYRLHAHSRDNGIQFVWPDVGGAAMEAVLPLVQSVTSGNILDMLRQAVPGSPLFGSVFRRLAETSLLLPRSFKRMPAWKKRMRSESLLREALPYAERFPFVSEAMRICLEEELDAEGLQRVLQDIEEGRTAWEVCENAFPSPFAAAFLADFAGAQIYESDTLSRDLQLQLLGLDRTLAGTLFGEGAVEALLAEEGPGGSAPADGFDAEEPGELLRYLKRRGDRSAREITADTGGAGEAGVASALASLEAQGRAAQVRLAGEQRWIAAEEAQTYSRLADDPLALRFVLARCVDGSAEPFTVRGLAARYGVKPAAAEEAVSAWAEEGRIEPAPGAAADGEPAAWVSREAQSRRIRQAVQAMRSRAEPAAGERYLARLLELQHVRPDCRLSGEEGLREVIGRLQGCFLPLSDWEGTVFPLRLTDYRKEYLDGLCAAGEVIWIGRREPKQKEGRVAFFLAEAEELYGPLLAARPPAAEASPLLEVLRRRGASFVTALARETDRLPSEVTDELIALAWEGLVSSDQFAPLRQHGSGGTGRQPPRPSRCGQPGVSRRRRGAGTRWKRRVSRTCAPPWRPGSKGCWPAGACSPGTW; translated from the coding sequence TTGCAGGCTGGTGAAGAAAATGGGGGCGGTGGGCTGCACCCGGTGCTGTCCTCCTGGTTCCATTCGCGTTTCGGCCGGGGGACGGACGTGCAGCTGCAGGCCTTCCCTCCGCTGCAGGAGGGAAGACATGTGCTGATCGCGGCACCGACAGGTTCGGGCAAGACGCTGGCGGCACTGCTGCCCTGCCTCGACCGGATCGTGAAGGACAAGGAGGCGGAGGGGAAGGCGGCGCCCAAGGTCCGCCTGCTCTATATCACGCCGCTGAAGGCGCTGAACAATGACATCCACCATCATGTGATGGGCTACATTCCGGAGCTTGCGGCGGAGGCCGGGCGGCTTGGCCTCCCCTGGCCCGGACTGAGTGCGGCCGTACGCACCGGAGACACGACACAGCGGGAGCGGGCGGCGATGCTGCGGCAGCCGCCGGATGTGCTCGTGACGACGCCGGAGTCGCTGTACATCCTGCTCACCTCGGCGAAGGGCAAGGCGATGCTGAAGGACGTCCGGCATCTCATCGTAGATGAGATCCATGATCTCGCGGGCGGCGACCGGGGCCTGCATCTCTCCGTTACCCTGGAGCGGCTGACGGCGCTCTGCGGAAGAACGCCGCAGCGGATCGGCGTGTCCGCGACGCAGAATCCGATCGGGCGGGTAGCCCAGTACCTCGGCGGCTGGGAGAGCGCTGGGGAAGGCACAGGGGAAGGGGCTTGCCGCCCGAGGCCCGTGCAGATCATCGAGAGCCGGATGGATAAGGTCTTCCGCCTCTCCGTGACGATGCCGGAGCAGGCGCCGGTGACGCAGGACCGGCAGGAGGCCCTGTGGGCGCCGCTCACCGAGCGGATCCTGAAGCTGATGGAAGGTGCCCGGTCCGTGCTTGTCTTCACGAACAACCGGCGCCTCTGCGAGCGGCTGACCCTGCGGCTCAACGACCATGTCGGCTACGAGATGGCCCGCTCGCACCACGGCAGCGTCTCACGCGAGCAGCGCCTCGAGGTGGAGCGGGCGCTCAAAGCGGGCGAGCTGCGCTGCCTGGTTGCGACCTCGTCGCTCGAGCTCGGCATCGATGTGGGGCACATCGATCTCGTGCTGCAGATCGACTCGCCGAAGAGCGCCGCATCGGGCATCCAGCGCATCGGCCGGGCCGGCCACGGGGTGGGCGACGAGAGCCGGGGGATCATCGTGGCCCGCAGCCGCAGCCTGCTGGCGGAATGTGCAGTGCTGGCCGCCAAGGTGATCCGGCGCGAGATCGAAGAGATCCGCATTCCCCGAAGGGCGCTCGGCGTGCTGTGCCAGCAGGTCACCGCCATGGTGGCCGGCGGGGTCTGGACCGTGGACGAAGTCTTCGCCGTGCTGCAGGGCAGCGACTCGTATCACGATCTGCCGAGGGAGCGGTTCGAGTCGGTGCTCGAGGTGCTCTCCGGCTACTATCCGTTCGTGAAGCCGCTGCTCGACTGGAACCGGGAGAGCGGGGAGCTCACCCCCCGCAGCGTTACGGCGATGGCGGCGATCATGGGAGCGGGCACGATTCCTCAGGGCTCCGCTTATCCCGTGCACCACGCGGATTCCCGGATTCATATCGGCGAGCTCGACGAAGAGTATATCCATGAGAGCCGGGTGGGCGATGTGTTCCAGCTGGGGACCTCCTCCTGGAAAATCCAGCGGATCGCCGGAGACCGCGTCTATGTGACGGAGGCCGGGGAATCCTTCAGCGAGATTCCCTTCTGGCGGGGCGAGGGGCAGGGGCGCTCCCTGGAGCTGTCGCTGTCGATCGGCTCCTTCCTGGAGGAGCTCGAACAGCGACTGGACGGCGGGAAAGAGACCGATACCGGGACGGTGGATTGGCTGGGGGCTGCCTATGCCCTGGATGCGAGAAGCGCCGGGGAGCTGATCGGCCTCGTCAAGTCACAGAAGGCCGTCTCCGTGCTGCCGACCCACCGCCGCATCGTAGCCGAACGGTTCCAGGATGAGATGAAGCAGCATCATCTTATTATCCACAGCCCCTTCGGGCGCAGGCTGAACCGGACGTGGCAGCTGGCCCTCCAGCAGCTGTTCGAAAGCCGGCTGCCTTACCGGCTTCACGCCCATTCGCGGGACAACGGCATCCAGTTCGTATGGCCGGATGTGGGCGGAGCGGCAATGGAGGCTGTGCTTCCCCTGGTGCAGAGCGTCACCTCAGGGAATATCCTGGACATGCTGCGTCAGGCGGTGCCCGGCTCGCCCCTGTTCGGCTCGGTCTTCCGCCGGCTGGCGGAGACGTCGCTGCTCCTGCCGCGGAGCTTCAAGCGGATGCCGGCGTGGAAGAAGCGGATGCGCAGCGAATCGCTGCTCCGGGAGGCGCTGCCCTATGCGGAGCGGTTTCCCTTCGTTTCCGAAGCGATGCGGATCTGCCTCGAGGAGGAACTGGATGCCGAGGGCCTGCAGCGCGTGCTGCAGGATATCGAAGAAGGGCGTACAGCCTGGGAAGTCTGCGAGAATGCGTTCCCGTCGCCTTTTGCCGCTGCTTTCCTGGCGGATTTCGCGGGTGCGCAGATCTATGAATCCGACACCTTGTCGCGGGATCTCCAGCTGCAGCTGCTGGGGCTCGACCGGACGCTTGCGGGCACGCTGTTCGGGGAGGGCGCCGTGGAGGCGCTGCTGGCGGAGGAGGGCCCCGGCGGGTCCGCGCCGGCAGATGGGTTCGACGCGGAAGAACCCGGCGAGCTGCTTCGCTACCTGAAGCGGCGTGGCGACCGGAGCGCCCGCGAGATCACAGCCGATACCGGCGGCGCCGGGGAGGCCGGCGTGGCGTCGGCCCTCGCCTCGCTGGAGGCGCAGGGCCGGGCGGCCCAAGTCCGCCTCGCCGGCGAGCAGCGCTGGATCGCGGCTGAGGAGGCGCAGACGTACTCGCGCCTCGCGGACGACCCGCTGGCGCTGCGGTTCGTGCTTGCCCGCTGCGTCGACGGCAGCGCCGAGCCGTTCACCGTGCGCGGCCTGGCCGCCCGCTACGGCGTCAAGCCGGCGGCCGCCGAGGAGGCGGTGTCCGCCTGGGCGGAGGAGGGGCGGATCGAGCCCGCCCCGGGAGCTGCGGCGGACGGGGAGCCGGCCGCGTGGGTCTCGCGCGAGGCGCAGTCCCGCCGCATCCGGCAGGCGGTGCAGGCGATGCGCAGCCGGGCCGAGCCGGCCGCCGGGGAGCGGTATCTCGCCCGGCTGCTGGAGCTGCAGCATGTGCGCCCGGACTGCCGCCTGAGCGGCGAGGAAGGGCTGCGAGAGGTGATCGGGCGCCTGCAGGGCTGCTTCCTGCCCCTCTCCGATTGGGAGGGGACGGTGTTCCCCCTGCGGCTGACCGATTACCGCAAGGAGTACCTCGACGGGCTGTGCGCCGCCGGCGAGGTGATCTGGATCGGCCGCCGGGAGCCGAAGCAGAAGGAGGGGCGGGTGGCCTTCTTCCTGGCGGAGGCGGAAGAGCTGTACGGTCCGCTGCTGGCCGCCCGGCCGCCGGCAGCGGAAGCGTCTCCGCTGCTTGAGGTGCTGCGGCGCCGGGGCGCTTCCTTCGTCACCGCGCTGGCCCGGGAGACCGACCGGCTGCCGTCGGAGGTGACGGACGAGCTCATCGCCCTGGCGTGGGAAGGGCTCGTGTCGAGCGACCAGTTCGCTCCGCTGCGGCAGCATGGCAGCGGGGGGACCGGCCGGCAGCCGCCAAGGCCAAGCCGCTGCGGACAGCCGGGCGTCTCCCGCCGCCGCCGGGGCGCTGGTACGCGCTGGAAGCGCCGGGTGAGCCGGACCTGCGCGCCTCCCTGGCGGCCTGGGTCAAAGGGCTGCTGGCCGGCTGGGGCCTGCTCACCCGGGACCTGGTGA
- a CDS encoding Lhr family helicase has product MEAPGEPDLRASLAAWVKGLLAGWGLLTRDLVKAQLPWSWDAVYATLRQLESWGMLTRGLWVQDIPAMQYAAADTVESLRRPASGPDAGHGVILLPAADPANPFGLTVRWPAVKGITFARKSGCDLLLYGGRWLVWSEGGGRRIHTLPREDGFVPGEEEFGAVVRGLAAAYLRRPGVRKLVMETWDGVPIGEHPAAVPLRALGAETDRAALVVWPSMVR; this is encoded by the coding sequence CTGGAAGCGCCGGGTGAGCCGGACCTGCGCGCCTCCCTGGCGGCCTGGGTCAAAGGGCTGCTGGCCGGCTGGGGCCTGCTCACCCGGGACCTGGTGAAAGCGCAGCTGCCGTGGAGCTGGGATGCCGTGTACGCCACCCTGCGCCAGCTGGAGAGCTGGGGGATGCTCACGCGCGGCCTCTGGGTGCAGGACATTCCGGCCATGCAGTATGCGGCTGCCGATACGGTCGAGAGCCTGCGCAGGCCGGCTTCGGGTCCGGATGCCGGGCACGGGGTGATTCTGCTGCCGGCCGCCGATCCGGCGAACCCGTTCGGGCTGACCGTCCGCTGGCCCGCCGTGAAGGGCATTACCTTCGCCCGCAAGAGCGGCTGCGACCTGCTGCTCTACGGCGGGCGGTGGCTGGTCTGGAGCGAGGGCGGCGGCCGCCGGATCCATACGCTGCCCCGGGAGGACGGCTTCGTCCCCGGGGAGGAGGAGTTCGGAGCCGTGGTGAGAGGGCTGGCGGCGGCTTACCTCCGCCGGCCCGGCGTGCGCAAGCTCGTCATGGAGACGTGGGACGGCGTGCCGATCGGGGAGCATCCGGCGGCCGTGCCGCTCCGGGCGCTGGGAGCGGAGACCGACCGGGCTGCCCTCGTCGTGTGGCCGAGCATGGTGCGGTAA
- a CDS encoding DinB family protein, producing the protein MRDVRIRIETEDAERASRWYSDVLAWEPLDFSPEEGWVLLRMTGGDHALLADRDAWVKAAGRWASPAVRRLEPGERLYLSLPEEGDAALNRLEARLQAAGAKYRDESEPGCWRTLAVDLPEGGIAAYWQELFPPMEDIVEMFADGPGRLESLLSDLEDHALDWRLTADSWSIRQQVLHLVDLELAALHKLKFALSSPERGVEYVGPSFHQDAWAEGMNYGERPVAAEVQLFRHVREHVLSVCRHVPGALGRSVRTKGGREESAGRLMKMMAGHANVHLRRIAEIRTRHGLPPREGG; encoded by the coding sequence ATGAGAGATGTGCGGATAAGAATCGAAACGGAGGATGCGGAGCGCGCTTCACGCTGGTATTCGGACGTATTGGCATGGGAGCCGTTGGACTTCAGCCCAGAGGAGGGGTGGGTGCTGCTGCGGATGACCGGCGGGGACCATGCCCTGCTTGCAGACAGGGATGCGTGGGTAAAGGCGGCCGGCCGATGGGCTTCGCCCGCTGTGAGGCGTCTGGAGCCGGGAGAACGGCTGTACCTGTCCCTTCCCGAGGAAGGGGACGCTGCGCTGAACCGGCTGGAGGCAAGGCTGCAGGCGGCCGGAGCAAAGTACAGGGACGAATCCGAGCCGGGCTGCTGGCGTACTCTGGCGGTGGATCTCCCCGAAGGAGGGATCGCGGCGTACTGGCAGGAGCTGTTTCCTCCCATGGAGGACATAGTGGAGATGTTCGCTGATGGCCCGGGGCGACTCGAATCGCTGCTGTCCGATCTGGAGGATCATGCACTCGACTGGCGCCTGACCGCGGATTCCTGGAGCATCCGGCAGCAGGTGCTGCATCTGGTGGATCTGGAGCTTGCCGCTCTGCACAAGCTCAAATTCGCCCTGTCTTCCCCCGAACGGGGAGTTGAATACGTCGGTCCGTCGTTTCATCAGGACGCCTGGGCCGAAGGGATGAATTACGGGGAGCGGCCTGTTGCGGCAGAAGTGCAGCTGTTCCGTCATGTCCGCGAGCACGTGCTGTCCGTTTGCAGGCACGTCCCGGGTGCACTGGGGCGCAGCGTGAGGACGAAAGGCGGCCGTGAAGAGAGCGCCGGCCGGCTCATGAAGATGATGGCGGGTCACGCGAACGTCCACCTGCGCCGGATCGCGGAGATTCGGACGCGGCACGGGCTTCCGCCAAGGGAGGGGGGCTGA